One Gimesia aquarii DNA segment encodes these proteins:
- a CDS encoding PQQ-dependent sugar dehydrogenase — protein MIDLDKEICFRSWFALSMIYLVLIIHPIQLQAEESSDASYGITKRVPWNSSRIKGTPEPSLPYETERVFPNLKFKQPLAVATAPGEKRFFVAERKGKIFSFDYEDQDNSQVDLFFDLKEYEPKLNEIYGITFHPQFEKNRYVYICYVLKPGLPEGTRVSRFKVPDTKPLRCDPNSETILIEWLSGGHNGGCLRFGPDGFLYISTGDGGPASPPDIHNAGQDVSNLLSCILRIDVDHESGEQPYSIPSDNPFVKQRAVRPEIWAFGFRNPWKMCFHPENGDLWVGDVGWELWELLYRVEKAGNYGWSIREGRQPVKPSQKAGPTPILPPTIAHSHREARSITGGYFYQSPRLKELKNTYVYGDYTTGKLWGLRYENKRVNWHQELANSPLKVTAFAIDHTGEVYIVDIQGGAFHRLVPIKKSDHNPKFPTQLSQTGLFQSTADHQLAPGVIPYSINAPAWADYTTAERFVALPAETSVELIQKRWWNFPKDSVLMKTISIELQRGNPESSHRLETQILHFNGDRWVGYSYRWNAEQTDAHLVATEGESLKLNISTEEDPKQKSNYEWHIPSRAECSVCHTPYQNYLSVLSFSEAQLNRDQKYGDVVDNQLRTLSHIKILPESVWTDSKGAKARYLVDPHKTSAALNLRARSYLHTNCQHCHRNNGGGGSTILLDASLDLSKMKAVGVTPTQGTFGIQGAEIISPKDPFRSVLLYRMSKLGKGRMPYSGSSHVDQRGTQLIREWIESLPSSSDRSNGYVITLRNRQRNLLSDAVQIEDQDFVSEKLQEILGTTSGALLLLDALDRMAMPDSMKKQIIQLATQGNNPLIRDLFERFLPEEQRTKRLGVKIDSAALLSIQGDSREGKKLFFGMSGLQCRNCHRVHQYGKEVGPDLTQIGKKLSRQELLENIIQPSKKIDEKYFTYVVGTRSGKVLSGLLMKKDASGLTLKDPKNKQLQIAQQEIESVVKQKKSIMPDQLLRDLTAEQAAHLLAYLESLK, from the coding sequence GTTTGATTATGAAGATCAAGATAACTCGCAGGTCGATTTATTCTTTGATCTGAAAGAATACGAGCCAAAACTCAATGAAATATATGGCATTACTTTTCATCCTCAGTTTGAGAAGAATCGTTATGTTTATATTTGTTATGTATTAAAGCCCGGTTTACCGGAAGGAACACGTGTTTCCCGGTTCAAGGTTCCGGATACGAAGCCACTGCGTTGTGATCCGAATTCCGAAACGATTTTGATCGAGTGGTTGTCCGGCGGACACAATGGTGGTTGTCTGCGATTCGGTCCGGATGGGTTTCTTTACATTTCTACCGGAGATGGCGGCCCCGCTTCCCCTCCAGATATTCATAATGCCGGGCAGGATGTCAGCAACCTTTTATCTTGCATCTTACGCATTGATGTCGATCATGAGTCAGGAGAGCAGCCTTACTCGATTCCCTCTGATAATCCTTTTGTCAAACAACGTGCCGTCCGTCCCGAAATCTGGGCCTTTGGTTTTCGTAATCCCTGGAAGATGTGTTTTCATCCCGAAAATGGCGATTTGTGGGTAGGAGATGTTGGCTGGGAATTATGGGAACTTTTATATCGGGTTGAAAAGGCAGGGAATTATGGTTGGAGTATTCGTGAAGGACGTCAGCCGGTTAAGCCGAGTCAGAAAGCAGGTCCCACTCCGATATTGCCCCCTACCATAGCGCATTCACATCGTGAAGCGCGTTCCATTACCGGTGGGTATTTTTATCAAAGTCCTCGTTTAAAAGAATTAAAGAATACCTATGTCTACGGAGACTATACGACGGGAAAACTTTGGGGGCTTCGTTATGAGAACAAGCGAGTTAACTGGCATCAAGAACTGGCCAACTCCCCATTGAAAGTAACGGCATTTGCCATCGATCACACCGGCGAAGTTTATATTGTTGACATTCAAGGCGGTGCTTTTCATCGTCTTGTTCCGATTAAGAAGTCAGACCACAATCCGAAATTCCCGACCCAATTAAGTCAGACAGGATTATTTCAATCCACCGCCGATCATCAACTTGCACCGGGGGTGATTCCCTATTCGATTAATGCACCGGCGTGGGCAGATTATACGACCGCGGAACGCTTTGTTGCATTACCTGCTGAGACCAGTGTTGAGTTAATCCAAAAGCGATGGTGGAATTTTCCCAAAGACAGTGTTTTGATGAAGACGATTTCAATAGAACTTCAGCGTGGAAATCCTGAATCGTCTCATCGGTTGGAAACGCAAATACTCCACTTTAACGGAGACCGTTGGGTGGGGTATTCATATCGATGGAATGCAGAACAGACCGATGCCCATCTGGTTGCCACAGAGGGAGAGAGTCTCAAGCTGAATATCAGCACCGAGGAAGATCCGAAACAGAAAAGCAATTACGAATGGCATATTCCCAGTCGTGCTGAATGTTCCGTTTGCCATACGCCTTATCAAAATTATCTTTCCGTTTTGTCATTTTCAGAAGCACAGCTGAATCGCGATCAAAAGTACGGCGATGTTGTCGACAATCAGTTACGAACATTGTCGCATATCAAAATACTGCCGGAGTCCGTCTGGACCGATTCGAAAGGAGCCAAGGCTCGTTATCTGGTTGACCCTCACAAAACATCTGCTGCTTTGAATTTACGAGCTCGATCTTATCTGCATACGAATTGCCAGCATTGTCATCGAAATAATGGTGGGGGAGGTTCAACGATTCTACTGGACGCTTCTCTTGATCTTTCGAAAATGAAAGCGGTTGGTGTGACTCCCACGCAGGGAACGTTCGGGATTCAGGGAGCAGAGATCATTTCACCCAAAGATCCTTTCCGCTCTGTGTTGTTGTATCGAATGAGTAAGTTGGGGAAAGGGCGGATGCCGTATTCTGGTTCTTCACACGTTGATCAGAGGGGGACGCAGTTAATTCGTGAATGGATTGAGAGTTTACCTTCAAGCAGCGACCGTAGTAATGGATATGTCATAACATTACGAAATCGCCAGAGAAATTTGTTGAGTGATGCAGTTCAGATCGAAGATCAGGATTTTGTCAGTGAGAAACTTCAAGAAATTCTGGGAACGACCAGTGGTGCGCTCCTGTTGTTAGATGCCTTGGATCGTATGGCGATGCCTGACAGTATGAAAAAACAAATTATTCAACTGGCGACTCAAGGAAATAATCCTCTCATACGTGACTTATTTGAACGGTTCCTGCCGGAAGAGCAAAGAACTAAACGTTTGGGGGTAAAGATTGATTCAGCGGCGTTGTTATCAATCCAGGGGGATTCACGTGAAGGGAAAAAACTGTTCTTTGGCATGTCGGGACTTCAGTGTCGGAATTGCCACCGCGTTCATCAGTATGGAAAAGAAGTCGGCCCTGATCTGACTCAGATTGGGAAAAAACTTTCACGTCAGGAATTGTTGGAAAACATTATACAACCTTCAAAAAAGATTGATGAGAAGTATTTCACTTATGTTGTGGGTACGCGATCGGGAAAGGTACTCAGCGGTTTGCTGATGAAAAAAGATGCCTCTGGTTTGACTTTGAAAGATCCGAAAAATAAACAATTACAGATCGCACAACAGGAAATCGAAAGCGTTGTGAAGCAAAAAAAATCAATCATGCCCGATCAGTTATTGCGAGATTTAACCGCAGAGCAGGCTGCTCATCTTCTGGCTTATCTTGAGTCTCTGAAATGA